CCAGAGGCACCCGGAGATGGAGGTCTTGCTCCTCCCTGATCACTGGGCTAGGTTTAGCCGCTAGGGTATCCTGCAGGATCCAAAGGGGCTGTAGGGCCAGTTCTGACTCATTCTTGGCTGTGGGCTCTGGTCACAGTGTTGGGGTCTGGGGTCCAAGTATAGGCAGCAGCTAGGACATGTTTCCGAAGGAAGCTGTAGGATGGATAAGGTGGAAAAGTTGATTTTAGGTGCACCCAAGGATGGTACTTACTGGATGTCCCAGCCACCTTCTGGGGCGGAGAACAGTTATCCTACACCCTCAGCCCAGTCCCTCCCCCTAACCCTGGTACCCTAGGTCCCTGATACAAACCTTGGCTGAGCAGCTGCAGGCTCCGCCCCTCCTCACGCACCTGCAGGTGGAGCACCTGCTGCAGCACCTCCTGCCTCTGAGCCTCTTGGGTCAACCCCATTCTCTGCAGCTTGTCTGCGTTCAGTCGAAGCAGAGCTCGGCctagggggagagaaagaaggcggtgaggcagacagaggcagagcgTAAGACTTTCTCCATCAGGATAAAACgaacagaaaacaaacccacCAAAGACCAagaaagtggagcagagattCAGAGATTCTTAAAGGAAGAGAGGTAGGAAGAAAGACAAGATTGATTAAAAGATAgaggccagggttggggatttagctcagtggtagagtgcttgcctagcaagcgcaaggccctgggttcggtccccagctccgaaaaaaaaaaataaataaataaaagatagaagCCAATCAGAGAAGCATcaaaaaacagagcagagagactaagaggcagacacacacacacacacacacacacacacacacacacacacacacacacagagagagagagagagagagagagagagagagagagagagagagagagaactagaactCAGGAGGATACAGATAAAGACAAGGCTAAGGCTTGAACATTCTGGTCCTCCCTAACCCGTGACCCACTATACCCGTGATGGCATGCTGGGAGAAGGCCTCGACATAGACGAGGTAGTTGTGAGGACAATGTTTCTTGAGCCACTTGCAAACGTCCTGCTGGCTCCACAAGACCACTGGCCTTGTCAGGCCACCCAGCGAAGGGCTCGTGTGGTATAAACCATAGTGATCAGAGTACAGCCGGGCCTGCAGGTGGAGAGGTAAGGTCAGTAGAATGAAGGTAATTAAAACTGAGGGCAAGGGCTAAGATTTAGGTGTAAGAGGTAGGCACCTGGGGGGTCTCTGAGCCCGGCTGTTGAAGGAGCTTGATTGGCCTGCTGCTGGATGCCCTCTGGCTGCGGGAGTCATGCCATGTGAGGCTGGTGCCTGGTGTCCGAGGCAGGTGGCAGGGTATGTTCTCAGCTGACACTGTATGCTCTAGGAGGGTCTGGCAGAAGCTGAAATGGGCAGAGGCTGTATGCAGGGATGTGCATACAGAATGGTCAGGGGCAAGCTCCTCCCCTGTGACTCAGCTCCCTGACAATTAAATCTTCTTTCTACCAATGAGGGGAGTAATAATTTCTCCTGTAGGGGGAATCTTGAGCCCCCAAgaccaaaacttttttttttttttttttttttttttttttgttgcaagAGTTGTCTTGAGAACTTCTTTCAGAAGATAAACTGGACATGCCTTTCCCTTTATCAGCTGAGAGTCCACACTCTGGCCCCAAGGGTGATTAGATTGGAGGATGACACTCACCCTAGCAGGGCCAGGAGAGCAGCTATCTCCAGGGCTGCCCTGACTTGCTTTGCCCTTGCTGACAGGCAAGCCTCCTACATGCCATACAGGACCAGGGTGTGCACAGATCTTTGTCTTTAACAGTTTCTAACTGTGACTCACTGACAAAAAGTTTGAACTCTGGGAAGGCTGACAAGAAGAACTTGCCTGACACATGCTGGATTTCCTTTCTGTGTGGCTTCTGCAGGACCTACCCCAGGACGACTAGTGTGAATAGGGTGCCAGCTAGGCACGGGGAAAGTTAGCACTGTCCTTCTCCCACTGATTCATTGCACTTGTGAAGTTAGTTTTAGGGTCATTTATTGGAATGGCTACTGACATGAAGTCTGGAGATGACCAATGTCTTGATGTATCCATCCATAAGTACTGTATATGAACAAATGTCTATGTGGTACCTCCGAGACAACAGAAGAAAGAAGGTGGGCTTAAGACGTGTGTGGCCGCTATTCTGAGGTAGCCTGTAGTGCAATAAGATTTATTCTAAGCGAGCGAGGTCCAGGGATTAAGCACTGTAGTGCTTTGCAGGGCCTTCCCTGAGCCAGGGCTAGAAAGCTCCTCAGAAGGGGAAACCAGTCCAACGTCCTAGCTCTAACCGCACCTGTCAAGGCCGCCCAGGCCCCGCCTATTTACTCCCTGCGCTGGGCCAGAGTCTGTTGTTCCCAACCTCAATCTCAGAATTATACCCCTTTGCCTCCTCTCGACCCCAACGTTAGGGCTTCGGGAGGGTTTTCTCTATGCAAAGTAAGGGTGATCAGAGTGCGGTGTCAGCTCAGTGAAGAAGCCCCTGCCAGTCATCCCCACTCCAAGTCAAGGCCTGAGACTAACCGCCCTCCCGCCCCATAATGCTGGACAAAGGCCCTTGGACTCTAGTAAAAAGACTTCCTCCCCGCAGTGGCCGCCCCCGGAAACCCTTTGAGTCTAGCCCGGGTGCTCTCCTTGGGCCCCGGTACCATTCCCGCCCTCAGCCCGCTGCTCACGATATTCCTGCGCCTGGGTTCATCCCAGCTCACCGTCCACATCCGGGCGCTCCCCGAAGCCTGTACGCACAGCCCCGGCGCGAGCTCGCGGGGGGCTCAGCTTTGACCGCAGCTCGGTGAACATGGAGCCTGCGGATGCGCGGCTCGGGCACACGCCCCTCGCGGAGCACCAGGCAGCCAGAGTGGCCCGTGGGCAACGCGCACCGCGTCCCCACCCGCCGGAGCCGGCCGAGCCCAAGCCGGTCCCCGCGGCCGGGGAGTCTGCGCGGCAAAGCACCTGCCGCCCAGCCCTGGGCGCAAGGCGCGCTCCGGGAGCTCGGAGGTGTATCGGCGGCGCGCCGGGCTGCGTATGCTGAGGATGTCCGCCAGAGCAAAAGGCGTCCTTGCGCACCTGGGTAGAACTCCGTGGACCAGCCTCTCTTGCAACCCGCTGGAGGGCCTTTGCAGTTGGCAAGCGAGGTCCCCTCggtctggtggtggtggggataaTCACACCTGTGGGCTTTTACCTGCTCAGTCTGACCAAGATCTGGATCATTCTCTCCCAAGTACCTGTGTATCCTAATTTGctcattccttttttaaattttattaatgttttgccCTAGTGTTTATCTGCGCACTACACACACGCACCTGGTGTTCAGAAGGGGACATTGGATCTCCTGGCACTGAGGTTatggacagctgtgagctgccagatgGGTGAACCCGTGTCCTTTTGCAAGAACGAGAAATTCTCTTAACCATCGAGCTATATTTCCAGCCCCACTAGCTCgttctttatatacatatatatgagattattttttttctttttttcggagctggggaccgaacccggggccttgcacttgctaggcaagcgctctaccactgagctaaatccccaaccccatgagattattttttaattaattaatttttttacttactttacatcctgctcactgccccctcctggtcacccctcatcctttcccctcccttctctgggacacccccccccaccccccccacacagacacttcaagtctctgcgagGCTAggagcttcctctcccactacagccagacaaggcagcccagctagtagaacaacATATCCCACGTACAGAAAATAGCccccgctccagttgttcagaacccacatgaaggtcaaacggcacatctgctacatatgagttgggaggcctaagtccagccGGTGTGTGTTCCTTGGTGATTTAGACTCTtgggagccccaagggtccaggttagctgactctgttcgttgtcctgtggagttcttattcCCTTCAGGACCCACAATCCGTCCTCCTATTCTTCCGTAAGAAtctccaagctccatctactgtttggctgtgggtgtctgtatctgagtCAGCTACTAGCTCATTCTTTATTGGAGCATTTGCTGACCCTCACTTACAGGCCACTTTGCTTTGAACTTCAGGCAGTACTACTCATCTCTGTCAAGACCCTTGATTAGGCTCAGTTCCCTGCGGTTCAGTCTTCACAGACTCAATCCTGTTCCTCCCTAAAAACCTTGTGGGGAGCCAGGTCTGTTTTAGCACCTCACTGAAAGGCACTGGAGGCAGAAACCTGGTTGTCTGGTCCAGCACAGAGTCCAGGCTTCACAATTGTAGTTTTTCCTGCCTGCCTTAGAACTTGGTGTTCTCCCCAGGAGCAGGAGGTTTAAGAAAAGTGAGACTTAGaggcagactctgtctcaacGGGCTAAGGCTGCTTTATTGAAACACTGAGGGCCCCAACCTAGAagggcagggacacacacacacacaaagtagctACCAGGAAGTTACAGATATTTTTGAGGTTTAACTGGAAGCAGAGTTGTTTTCCATTCCCCTAGCATACTGTTTCCACAGGCAGAATAAACCATCCCTGAGGCCAAGCAGCTTTTTATAGCTTGGGGTTAATGCCCTGTACAGCCTAATTCATGACCTGAGGATGTTATTACACAACGGGTGGGACTGGCATTATGTTTCAGGAAGAGCTGCACACAGGCAGAAAGTATCTGTGCAAAGTAGAGTGGTGTGAGTCTACCCAAGCCACTGGGCACACAGTCACTCCCAAGCCTGTGACGCTGACCCACACACCGTTGAGTGCACTATACACTTGTTCTCCAAAGGCGCGAGGGAGATAGGGTGTGTGTGTCCTGGATCTGATCGCTGAGCGCCCAGTCTGTACCATCGGTGGCCGCACTCGGCTCAGTATAGTACGGCAAGTCGGAAGTGGTTATGATGGCTGAACTAAGCAGCTTCGCAGCCTTGCCTGCACCGAAACGCTCCTGAACAGGACTACTGGGCTTAGGCGGCGCGTCACGGCTGGCATGACAATCTTACCCACAACCCAGTGGCGCTATACCTAATAGCTTCACGCGCACGCGCGTTTTCCCGCAGCAAACACGTCACGCTGCCTTGGCCGGAAACACTTTGCAAAGCCACAGCTTTGATTTCCGCCCGAGGCTCTAAGTGGGCGGGGCTTTCCGCGACCCCGATCTCTACTTCCGGTGCGCCAGTGACGTACTGGCTGCATCTCTTCCAGCTGCGACACCGGGAAGACTTTGAGCTTTCTGCCGCGTACTTGctcccctgcttttctttttctctgtttcggCCAACAGCACCGCcatgaacaagaagaagaagccgTTCCTGGGCATGCCCGCGCCGCTGGGCTACGTACCGGGGCTGGGCCGAGGGTAAGGCAGTGGGCGGAGCTTGCTCCGGGTAGGGTGGCTAGTGCCCTGGAACACAGCTCGCGCTGGGCCTATTTGAGAACGGTCTGGACTAGGATTACATAGAGAGACcgcgtctcaaaacaaaacaaaaaaaccaaggggCTGGGGTTAGTGGCGCacgtctctaatcccagcatttttgCGGGGCGTGGGATGAGTTGGGGCGGGGACAGAGGCCTTCGTTTTTAATTTAGAGCCCATATTCGCCTACATAgcgaattccaagacagccagagctacatagcgagttccagaacagctagaaTTACTTaaatctgtctaaaaaaaaaaaaaaga
The DNA window shown above is from Rattus rattus isolate New Zealand chromosome 5, Rrattus_CSIRO_v1, whole genome shotgun sequence and carries:
- the Samd10 gene encoding sterile alpha motif domain-containing protein 10 isoform X2, with the protein product MNPGAGISFCQTLLEHTVSAENIPCHLPRTPGTSLTWHDSRSQRASSSRPIKLLQQPGSETPQARLYSDHYGLYHTSPSLGGLTRPVVLWSQQDVCKWLKKHCPHNYLVYVEAFSQHAITGRALLRLNADKLQRMGLTQEAQRQEVLQQVLHLQVREEGRSLQLLSQASFGNMS
- the Samd10 gene encoding sterile alpha motif domain-containing protein 10 isoform X1, with product MFTELRSKLSPPRARAGAVRTGFGERPDVDASAHFSFCQTLLEHTVSAENIPCHLPRTPGTSLTWHDSRSQRASSSRPIKLLQQPGSETPQARLYSDHYGLYHTSPSLGGLTRPVVLWSQQDVCKWLKKHCPHNYLVYVEAFSQHAITGRALLRLNADKLQRMGLTQEAQRQEVLQQVLHLQVREEGRSLQLLSQASFGNMS